The following proteins are co-located in the Bacteroidota bacterium genome:
- a CDS encoding helix-turn-helix domain-containing protein translates to MVLTPKDFRFALLVSALLCITCTQFSYGNALLNRFEYADQHTLSLLTAVQDAAQVQAEGADVTSGVPFSYVLYGLLLSVTLFSIFRWRDKAAQKKARNAEVLASKKKPEIGAVARKLQRRLPENRIVRDKIANNAPRIRSKPAEAFTASPFSVQRHASNNPKILIIDENRDLRTAIANQLHRYYSALESSDLNEALRIARIARPALVILGTHTSKQDTMAFCRKLKSDSALWHIPILLLTSGRNKNDVSKLVQATDDHLVTPIQPEALAVSVENLVDVRGYLKAGGLMRPKINGEDSTTQISDTMFLDAVHTVVENNLSNSLFGLETLGQEVNVSIRQLHGRLRQLTRLSPAGFIRTKRLKQASDLLTAGKHNVQEIARMVGFHSPEYFHRVFKQAFGVAPAEYRGS, encoded by the coding sequence CTTCTCAACCGTTTCGAATACGCAGATCAACACACACTTTCCCTTTTAACCGCCGTTCAGGATGCTGCCCAGGTACAAGCTGAAGGCGCTGACGTTACCTCTGGCGTTCCTTTTTCCTACGTCCTCTACGGATTGCTCCTTTCCGTTACTTTATTTTCCATTTTCCGCTGGCGTGACAAAGCCGCGCAGAAAAAAGCGCGCAATGCCGAAGTACTGGCAAGCAAGAAAAAACCTGAAATTGGCGCTGTAGCCAGAAAGCTTCAGCGACGATTGCCTGAAAACCGCATCGTACGCGATAAAATTGCCAATAACGCGCCCCGGATTCGCAGCAAACCTGCAGAAGCATTTACTGCCAGTCCATTCAGCGTTCAGCGGCATGCCAGCAATAATCCCAAAATTCTCATCATTGATGAGAACCGCGATTTGCGTACCGCCATCGCCAACCAGCTTCATCGCTACTACAGTGCATTGGAAAGCAGCGATCTCAATGAAGCGCTGCGCATTGCACGTATCGCACGGCCGGCGCTCGTCATCCTTGGCACCCATACCTCGAAGCAGGACACCATGGCGTTCTGCCGCAAGTTGAAATCGGATTCCGCCCTCTGGCACATCCCGATTCTCTTGCTTACTTCTGGCAGAAATAAAAACGATGTATCGAAGCTTGTCCAGGCTACCGATGATCACCTGGTTACGCCCATACAGCCAGAAGCCTTAGCCGTATCCGTTGAAAACCTCGTTGACGTCCGCGGTTACCTCAAAGCAGGTGGTCTTATGCGGCCAAAAATCAACGGCGAAGATTCAACCACCCAGATTTCTGATACCATGTTTCTCGACGCTGTACACACAGTTGTCGAAAACAACCTCTCAAATAGCCTGTTTGGCCTGGAAACCCTTGGCCAGGAAGTCAATGTTTCTATCAGGCAGCTACACGGCCGACTCCGTCAGCTAACGCGGCTCTCCCCTGCTGGTTTTATTCGTACAAAGCGCCTCAAACAAGCTTCTGACTTGTTAACCGCTGGAAAACACAACGTGCAGGAAATTGCACGTATGGTTGGATTTCACAGCCCAGAGTACTTCCACCGTGTTTTTAAACAGGCTTTTGGTGTAGCGCCTGCTGAATATCGCGGATCCTGA